The Stackebrandtia nassauensis DSM 44728 genome includes the window TCTGGACTACGCCCGGCTCAACATGGCGCTGGCGGTGCTGCACCAGCGCGGCCACGTCAAGTGCCTCGACCGCGAGGTCTACGCGGCCACCGTCGGCGGCATGAAGGTCATGGAACCGGCCGCCGACATGGCGATCATCCTGGCGGTGGCCTCGTCGGTGTCGGGTGCGCCGGTCTCGGCCGACATCGTCGCGATCGGCGAAGCCGGACTGACCGGCGCGATCCGTCGCGTCACCGGCGTGCCGCGTCGCCTCGCCGAGGCCGCCCGCCTCGGTTTCCGCCACGCCCTGGTCCCACCCGGCTGCGCCGAGGGTGCGCCGAAGAACATGACGGTCACCGAGGTGAGCACGATCGCCGAGGCCACCCGCATCGCCGCCCAGCGCTGGGCGGCCCGGGCCTAGACCTCGCGGGCCGCCGCGGGGCGAGGTCCTATTTCGCGCCGAGGATGTGCTTCGTGATGATCTTGTTGACCTCGGGGACCGTGCTGGGATCGCGGTTGGTGAGGATGACCGTGACCCAGTCGGAGTCGGGGTAGATGTCGATGCTCGTGGACGGCCCGGCTTGGCTGCCGCCGGAGAAGCCGTGGACCCGCTGGTCGCCGATCAGGCTTGAGAAGGTGCCGTAACCCAGGAAGCCGGTCATGCGGGGCTTGTCGGGGTCCGGTGGCGGCTCCTTGCCACCACCGCCCACCGGCAGCTTCGGGGTCAACATGATGTGGGTGAACTGCCGGGACAGCAGCTCGGCGTCCAGCAGGGCGTTGGCGAACCGGTTCATGTCGCCGACGGTGGCGAAGGAATTGCCCGCGGGCAGTCCGATGTAGGCCTGCTCGTCGACCCGGTCGACCCATTCGCCGGTCTCGTCGTCCTTGAAGTACGGGTGTGCGAGCTTTGGATCCTTCTGCCACTGCGGTCTGGTGTAGAAGTCGCTGGCCCGCATCCTGGCTGGTTCGAAGACGTTGTCTCGCACGTAGTCGAAGTAGCTCTGCTTGGACACGGCCGCGATGATGCCGCCCAGGACGCAGTAGGCGGCGTTGCTGTACTGCCATCCGGCTCCGGGCGGGAACCTGAGCTTGTCCTCGCGGATGAAGTCCAGCGTGCCGTTCATGACCTCGTCGGGGGTGTCCCACTTCCGGGAGGCTTCCTCGTAACCGGGCAGGTCGTGGAAGTCACCCAGCCCGGAGGTGTGCAGCAGCAGGTGATGGATGGTCACCTTCTCCGCGACCTCGTCGGAGAAGCCGTCGATGTACTTCCCGATGGGTTCGGCGTATCTGACCTTGTCGTCCTGGACCAGTTTGTTGATGGCCACGGCCGTGAACATCTTGGTCACCGAGGCGAGTTTGAACCGGGTGTCGGTCTCGTTGCGGACCCCGGCCTTGGCGTCGGCCATGCCGTAGGCGCGGGAAAGCACCTTGCGTCGTTTGTGGGTCAGCAGGAAAGCACCCGAGAACTTGCCCTCGGCCGCCAGCTTCTTGACGTACCGGTCCAGTTCGCCGCCGGGTTTGAGGCCGTCGGGAACCTTGCTGTCGGCCTCGGCGATTCCGCTCGACGCCACCGTTATCCCGGCGGCGACGGTCGCCGCGCCCGCCAGTCCCAGCACCGTTCGACGAGATGCCATATCAAGTCACCCTTCTGTTGGGGATGTGACGTGATCACTTGTACTGGTGGCGGCCGATCGGAAACCGATCGTCGGACCATATGAAAACCATCGGTGTCCTCGGTGATACTGGGCCGATGCGGGTGCTGCTGGTTGAGGACGAGGAGCCGCTGGCCGGATACATCGCGGTCGGGCTTCGCAAACACGGACTCGCCGTCGACGTGGCCCATGATGGACAAACGGCGTTGGACAAATGCGACTTCACCCCGTACGACGTGGTGGTGCTGGACCGGGACCTGCCGGTGGTGCACGGGGACACGGTGTGCCAGCGGCTCGCGGCCCAGGGCACGGCCAGGGTGCTCATGCTGACCGCCTCGGGCACCGTCGAGGACCGGGTCGACGGGCTGTCCCTGGGCGCCGACGACTATCTGGGCAAACCGTTCGCGTTCTCCGAACTGATCGCCCGGGTGCGGGCGCTGGCGCGGCGTAGTGCCCCGGCCCGGCCGCCGTTGCTGCGCGCCGCCGACGTCGTGTGTGATCCGGCCCGCCGTACCGTCGAACGCGCCGGACGTCCGATTCACCTGACCCCCAAGGAGTTCGGGGTCTTGGAGCAGCTGTTGGCGGCGGGCGGCGACGTGGTCAGCGCGGAGACCCTGCTCGACAAGGTGTGGGACGAACACGCCGACCCGTTCTCCAACGCGCCCCGCATCACGGTCGGCACCTTGCGCCGCAAGCTGGGCGAGCCGCCGCTGATCCAGACCGTCACCGGCGCCGGTTACCGGGTCGTGCCGTGAGGTGGCCCCGTTTCACCGCGCGTGGTCGGTTGACACTGCTGTACATGGCGATGGTGCTGGGCGCCGGTGCCGTCATGACGGCGCTGACCTACGTCCTGATGCGAAGCAGTCTGCGGCGCCGATCGTTCGTTCACACCGATGTGGACCCTGATTCCCCGGCCGGTCTCCCGTTCCCCGAACGGTTCGATGAGCTCATCGAACGTGACCGGATGACCATACTGTCGGATCTGCTGGTCAAGGCGACGGTGGCGCTGGTCGTGGTGTCGGTACTGGCGGCGGTGCTGGGCTGGTTCGTGGCGGGCCGGGTGCTGCGGCCGATCCGGCAGATCTCGGCGGCGTCGCGGCGGCTGTCGGCGGAGAACCTCGCTGAGCGGGTGCCGGTGCGGGGGCCCGCCGACGAACTCGCCGAACTGGCGGACACCGTCAACGGCATGCTGGACCGCATCCAGCGCGGCGTCGCCGAACGGGACCGGGCGCTGGCGAGCCAGCGGCTGTTCACCGCCAACGCCGCCCACGAACTGCGCACCCCGCTGACGACCATGCGCACCGCCATCGACGTGACCCTGGACGGCGAACCCGACCGCGACGAACTGCTGGCCATGATCGCCGACCTCGACACCACCGTCGAACGCAGCCGCCGCACCCTCGACGGCTTGCTGCTGCTGGCCGGTAGCCACGCCGCTCCGGCCGAGCAAAGCCCGGTCGCACTGGACGGACTCGTCGCCGAACTGCTCGAGGCGAAGGCCCCGGCGATCGCCGAGCACCGCATCGACGTGCGACGCGAACTGTTCCCCGCACCGGCACTGGGCGACCCGCTGCTGCTGGAACGGTTGACGGGCAACCTGATCGACAACGCCGTCCGGTACAACCACCCGGACGGCCACATCGCGCTGCGCACCGGGACCGCTGACGGCAGGGCGTTCCTGCGGGTCGCCAACTCCGGTCCCCACGTCGCGCCCGAGTCGGCCCCGGGGCTGCTGGAACCGTTCGTGCGGGGCGGTGGCGGCCGCATCCGTGCCACCGGCGGCGTCGGGCTGGGTCTGTCCATCGTCCGGGCCGTCGTCACCGCCCACGACGGCGACCTGTCGATCGCGGCGAACCCGGACGGCGGCCTGACCGTCACCGTCGAGCTGGCGGTCGACCCGGCGGCGGCCACGCGCACTGACGGCGGCCGAGACGACCACGTGGCTTAGCCTTCGGGGTCATGTCCGAAGCCCCCTTCATCGCCGCCGCCCGCGCCGCCTACGACGCCACCGCCGAGCCCTACGCCGAGGCCGTCCCCGGAAAACTCGCCGACATGCCCCTCGACCGCGCCCTGTTCGGCGCGTTCGCGGAACTGATGCGCGCCAACCAGAACACCACCGTCGCCGACGTCGGCTGCGGGCCCGGCCATGTCACCGACCTGCTGTGCGGGCTCGGGCTGGACGCCGTGGGCATCGACCTGTCGCCGCGCATGATCGAGGTGGCCCGACGCCGCTACCCCAAGCCCCGGTTCGAGGTCGGATCGATGCTGGACCTGGACCTGCCCGACGGCGGGCTGGGCGGCGTGTTGGCGTTCTACTCGATCATCCACCTGCCGTGGACCGAACGGCCGCGCGCCTTCGCCGAGTTCCACCGGGTGCTGACCCCGGGCGGGCAGCTCATGCTCGGTTTCCAGATCGGGGACGAGCGACGGCACCACGACGAGGCGTTCGGCAAGCCCATCGACCTGGCCTGGTACCGGCAGCAACCCGGTGAGGTCGCCGAGCTGTTGCGGGACAGCGGTTTCGACGTCCGCACCACCGTCGTCACCGAACCCGAGGAAGGCCAGGCGGTCCGGCACGGCCACATCCTGGCGCGAAAACCGGCGACAGCGGCCTGATCCGGCGCCCCGGGTTATTCGGCGGGTTTCTTCTTCGCGTCCCGGTCCTCGATCGGGTCGTCGAGCTGGTTGTTGACGTCGACGTGGTCGGGCGCGTAGGACGCGATCCGCTCCAGGATCGCCTCGGGCGTGTCGGTGAAGTCCGCGAGCCGCACCGCCAGGTCGAAGTCACCGACCCGGCCGTCGGCGGCCCGGTTGGCCTCCCGCAGCACCGCCTGGTCCAGGAACCGGGGCCGGTCGCCCGTGGTCCGGCCGAGGTAGTCGTCGCAGGCGACCAGGATGTACGCGTCGGGGTGGCGACGTCCCGGCACCGCCACCGCGGTGACCTCCTCGACGTGCACCCACGGCAGCAGCACGGTGCGAAACGCGCCCGGCCGCACCGCGAGCCCGTAGTGGTTGGCGGCCAGCCGGGGCGGGCGCAGCGCCGGGGCTGCGGC containing:
- a CDS encoding response regulator transcription factor codes for the protein MRVLLVEDEEPLAGYIAVGLRKHGLAVDVAHDGQTALDKCDFTPYDVVVLDRDLPVVHGDTVCQRLAAQGTARVLMLTASGTVEDRVDGLSLGADDYLGKPFAFSELIARVRALARRSAPARPPLLRAADVVCDPARRTVERAGRPIHLTPKEFGVLEQLLAAGGDVVSAETLLDKVWDEHADPFSNAPRITVGTLRRKLGEPPLIQTVTGAGYRVVP
- a CDS encoding sensor histidine kinase; amino-acid sequence: MAMVLGAGAVMTALTYVLMRSSLRRRSFVHTDVDPDSPAGLPFPERFDELIERDRMTILSDLLVKATVALVVVSVLAAVLGWFVAGRVLRPIRQISAASRRLSAENLAERVPVRGPADELAELADTVNGMLDRIQRGVAERDRALASQRLFTANAAHELRTPLTTMRTAIDVTLDGEPDRDELLAMIADLDTTVERSRRTLDGLLLLAGSHAAPAEQSPVALDGLVAELLEAKAPAIAEHRIDVRRELFPAPALGDPLLLERLTGNLIDNAVRYNHPDGHIALRTGTADGRAFLRVANSGPHVAPESAPGLLEPFVRGGGGRIRATGGVGLGLSIVRAVVTAHDGDLSIAANPDGGLTVTVELAVDPAAATRTDGGRDDHVA
- a CDS encoding class I SAM-dependent methyltransferase, whose amino-acid sequence is MSEAPFIAAARAAYDATAEPYAEAVPGKLADMPLDRALFGAFAELMRANQNTTVADVGCGPGHVTDLLCGLGLDAVGIDLSPRMIEVARRRYPKPRFEVGSMLDLDLPDGGLGGVLAFYSIIHLPWTERPRAFAEFHRVLTPGGQLMLGFQIGDERRHHDEAFGKPIDLAWYRQQPGEVAELLRDSGFDVRTTVVTEPEEGQAVRHGHILARKPATAA
- a CDS encoding serine hydrolase domain-containing protein produces the protein MASRRTVLGLAGAATVAAGITVASSGIAEADSKVPDGLKPGGELDRYVKKLAAEGKFSGAFLLTHKRRKVLSRAYGMADAKAGVRNETDTRFKLASVTKMFTAVAINKLVQDDKVRYAEPIGKYIDGFSDEVAEKVTIHHLLLHTSGLGDFHDLPGYEEASRKWDTPDEVMNGTLDFIREDKLRFPPGAGWQYSNAAYCVLGGIIAAVSKQSYFDYVRDNVFEPARMRASDFYTRPQWQKDPKLAHPYFKDDETGEWVDRVDEQAYIGLPAGNSFATVGDMNRFANALLDAELLSRQFTHIMLTPKLPVGGGGKEPPPDPDKPRMTGFLGYGTFSSLIGDQRVHGFSGGSQAGPSTSIDIYPDSDWVTVILTNRDPSTVPEVNKIITKHILGAK